Proteins from a genomic interval of Paenibacillus sp. FSL H8-0048:
- a CDS encoding GntR family transcriptional regulator, whose protein sequence is MFELDVRSRKPIYEQLTDKVKEMIMHGILRADEQLPSVRALSSQLTVNPNTIQKAYRELEREGYIYSLQGKGNFVAAMQQEHNESKRAELKTELLRLMAEAVYLGFTESEISALYRQSLDQRREGNSHD, encoded by the coding sequence CAGCCGCAAGCCGATCTATGAGCAGCTGACCGACAAGGTGAAAGAGATGATTATGCACGGGATTCTGCGGGCGGATGAACAGCTGCCTTCGGTGCGGGCGTTATCCTCGCAGCTTACAGTCAATCCCAATACGATCCAGAAAGCCTACCGGGAGCTTGAGCGTGAGGGGTATATCTATTCGCTGCAGGGCAAGGGCAATTTCGTTGCCGCCATGCAGCAGGAGCACAACGAGAGCAAGCGGGCGGAGCTGAAGACAGAGCTGCTGCGGCTGATGGCGGAGGCGGTCTATCTCGGATTTACGGAGAGCGAGATTAGTGCATTGTACCGCCAGTCGCTGGATCAGAGAAGAGAGGGGAACAGCCATGATTGA